In Actinotignum schaalii, the sequence GGGCGCGCCTGGGCCGCGCGGATGCCACCGTCGCTGAAACAGACGCGGCCACCCGCTCGAATTTTTCCCGCATGGCCGCTTTGGTCGGGGATCTGCCGGCGGCGTAATAGCGCTGCGGCATAGCTCCGGCCGCCCGTGCTTCAGCGGCGTGGTAGTGCCCGCTTCGGCGTGAACGCGTCGGTGCCTCCGCGTCAGCGTGCCCGCACCGGGGGTATCCGCGCACTTATAGAAAGGATTGTTATGACCGAGGTTCGTGCCCATTTTGGGGAACTCTCCGCGGGGGCGGCTGATATGGCTGCTCACGCTTCCCACATCGAGGCGGTGCTCGCGCAGCTCGATGCGCAAATACGCACCGCGATGGTGGATTGGGACGGGCAGTCTCAGGCAGCCTACGAAGCCGCGCAAACGCGGTGGCATGCCGCGGCCCGCTCTCTAAATGACATTTACGCGCGCATTGGCCAGCAGGTGGAATGTGCTTCGCAGAACTATCGCGCGGCTGACCGGGCGGTGGCTCGCCTCTTCGGGTAGGGCACGGCGGTTAGTGGCTGTTAGCGGCGGTAATTTTCCGCCTGCATGTCCGCCTGCATTTCCGCTCGCCCTGCGTTCGTTATGCATGCGCATTTGCCGTGCATGCAGTTTCATCATGGCTCTATTTCGTCATGTAAAAAATAATATTGTGAAAGGACTCGTATCCACCATGGCAATAACCACGGGCCCGAAACCCACCCCACATGTGATTCGGGTATTTCTTGCTTTTCTCATGGTGTTCGCTTTGGCGGGCGCCGGTCTGTTCGGCGGCGCCGGAGCGCGCGCCGATTGGGATCATTCTGTTGGCCGCGGCATCGAAATTAAAGGTGTAAATATTGTTGGCCACCTCCGCCTCGGCCCGCATTACGCGGAAACGCAATCAATTAACGGGGTGGCGGTGGAAGGCTATCCCATTTGGTGCATCCAAGCGAAATATGCCGATCCCGGCCCCGGGGAAATGGTCGATATTACGACTCTTACCGAATCCCGGGCGCTCGGGCCGGGGGAATTGCAGCTGAGCACCCCGCAAATGGCCTGGCTGCTCAACCGCTATGAAGGAAATACCACGGATGACCTCAACCTGGCTGCGTTGAGCTACCTCATCCACGTTAATTTCGAAAAGGAATACCCGGGGCGTCCGGGGCGGGCCCAAGAGACCGTGAACGAATTGGTGCAGGCGGTGCGCACCCAGCGTCCCGATATTGAGGAGCGGGCCCAGAGCTACGTGCGGGAAGCGCGCGCCAGCGCCGCCGTCGGCTACGTGAGCGGAATCGTGGAAGGCGAAGGGGACCGCAGCGGTGCCATCCGCGGTATCGGTGTGCACCCGGATGATTCCGAGGCGTGGCTGCCCGGAATTCCCGTGGTTATTACCCTCAGCGGCCCGGCGGTTTTTGACGCGAGCGGAAGCGCAACCTGGAGCGGAGTGACCGATAGCAAACCGCTGGAGCTGGCCTGGTCGGCCACCGGCAACGGTCAGGTGAGCTATACAGCCGTTTTCGATACCCCGGTTCGCACCACCCTGACTATTTTCGGTGCTGATGGCACCGTTCAGGACACCATCACCTACGGCCACCGCCCGGTCAGCGATCCTCTCACTCGCAATGTGCCGGGTCGCACCTGGGAAGTTATTTATGATTTCCAGCCGCTGGGCACCTCGAAGGTCAGCACCCGTCCTATTAATACCGACGGCGTTATTCGCGATACCCTCACCACCGCCGTCAAGGAGGATTACGGGGATGGGAAATGGACCCAGGTGAAGGGGAAAAATGTGCCCGTCACCTATCGGGCTACCGCCTACTGGGCGGGCCGCACCACCCCGCAGCGCAGCGATACCGTTCCTGAAGGAGCCGAGGTTCTGGGTTCGGTCACGGTCCAGGCCAATGGCCCGGGGGAGACTCTCACCGCGGAACTTTCCACCCCCAAACGCGGTTTCGTCACCTGGGTATGGGAGGTCCGCAAAAATGAGCAGGGGGAGAACTCCCGCTATATTCACGCCGATTGGGCTGATCATTACGGGCTCCCGGAGGAAACTTCCCGGGAAGAATTCCCCTTCCGGCCTCTCGGGGTATCTCACGTGGCTGAGGCGAAAGTGGTAGATACCGGCACGGTCCTCAATGATACTTTCGTGGCCCGCGCGGATGAGAATTTCCGGGATGGGGAATGGAGCCGCCGCCCGGGAACGAACGGTTCTTTCGATGACGGTCCCTATATTCCGGTTACTTACCGGGCCACCGCCTGGTATGTCTCACCCACGGCCGTTCCTGAGCCGGGCGTGGTCCCGGCCAGCTCGGAAAAAATCGGGTCGGTGACGGTGGTGGCCGAAGGCCCGGGCCCGATCCGGGCAGAATTGAGCGAGCCGGTGAGCAAACCCGGAATGTACACCTGGGTGTGGGAAGTCCTCGCGGAGGACCAACCGGCCGAGTTCTTGCCCTGGATTGAGGCTGGCTGGTCGGATACGTTTGGGCTGGCCGATGAAACAACGTCGGTTCGCTACCCCGGGAAGATCGATTCGGCTCTCTCGATTCGCCAAACAAAGTCCGGCACCTACCTGGTTGATGATGTGTGGGTGAGCGGCCTGCCCGCCAACCATCCTGATTTCACCGGCGGGGCCGGGTTTGGGGCCGATACCCAGACGCTCAGCCATACCCTGCTGTTCTTCCCGGAAGGCCAAGCGGTCACCGATGAGAACCGCGCGGCTGCCCGCCAGATCGGGAAGTCGGTGGTGCTTCCCGCCCGTAACGGTTTCTATCCGAGCGTGGGTGATCCGTCCTGGATTATGGAGCAGGATGAGGCCGGGGAGAACCTGCCGGGCACCTACGTGGTGGTGTCCGATTTCGCGGGTGATGACCGGGCGGCGCCGCTGGCCACCAGCGTCACCGATGTGACCGAGCAGTTCACGGTCACCCGCGAACCTTCCCTCCACACCACTATGCACCACGAGGACACCCATATCGCGCCCAATACCGGCACCGTCACCCTGGTGGATACCGTGTCCTACCAGCACGTGATTCCCGGTAAGGAATACGAGGTCCACGGGAAACTCTTGGATCCGGCCAGCGGTCAGCCGCTGCGCGACGCCAGTGGCAGCGAGCTCACCAGCATCAGCCGTTTCGTGTCCGAGCACCCCAACGGTAGCGTCGAGGTGGTTTTTGAGGTCGACGCCGCAACTCTGGCCGGCACCAAGGTGGTGGCCACGGAAACTCTGCGCCAGGACGGGCGGGATATTGCCGTGCATGCTGACCTGAAGGACACCAACCAGACGGTGACCTTCACGCGCCTGGCCACCCGCGCCCGGGATGGCTCTTCGAGTGCTGCTGATCATGCCGGCGGCAAAGATGGTGCGGCGGGTGCTGATGGTGCCGAGGGTGCACATGGTGTGGCGGGTGCTGATGGTGCCGAGGGTGCACATGGTGTGGCGGGTGCTGATGGTGCCGAGGGTGCACATGGCGCCGGCGGCGACCAGATTCTGAGCGCCACCGCGGACGCGGTGATCACCGATGAGGTATGCGAGCTCAGCGGAGCGCTTATTCCCGGGGAGACCTACCGGATCGAAACGGCCGCCATGTTCCCCGATGGGACGTCGGTGCTCGGGAAGGATGGCACCCCGGTGCGCAAAGTCAGCGACTTCATTCCCGGTTCGCCCAGCGAATGCGCCCGCATCAAGTTGGACTTTGACGCGAGCGGCTTAGCTGGCCGCGAGGTGGTTCTTTTCGAATGGGTGTACCTGGGCGACCGACTCATTTCCGAACACACCGATCCGCTCGATAGCGAACAAACGGTTCGCTTCGAAGAACCACCGGTACCTCCAACGACGCCGCCCGCTACGCCACCGACCACCCCGCCCACTACTCCGCCGGTTACGCCGCCGGCGCCTCCGGAGCTGCAACGCACCGGTGTGGCGCTCGCGGGCTGGCTCCTGGCCGGGCTCACCGCGCTCGCCGGTGGCTTGACCCTGCGCTACCGGGCCAATTCCCGTTCCAGCGCTACCCGCTAAATCCGGGATAACTAGCCACTAACTATCTCCAACGTATGTCACTCACAGCCCGGGCCGGGGAGGAAAAATCCTCTCCCCGGCCCGGGCTTATGTGCGCGCGAAATAATGAGCACACGGCGGTTTATAAGCGATGGCTAGTACTGGGTGAGCCAGGCTGTGGCTGTGAAGGAGCGCGTCCTGGTTATTCACGGCCGGTGCCGGGTGCAGGCAGCAATATCGATCCGGGCGGTACCGCCAGGATCGGTGCAGAGCGCATCGACGGAAAGAACCGCGGCCGGCTCGGGAAGCAAGGAGCGCCAGGCAGGCGGGAGCTCAAGCGGAGTGATGTTCTCCCAATTCGCGGTCCGGCGCAGCCGGTCAAGATCGGCGATGTCGACCAGGGTGCTTCCCTGGAGCAGGGCGGCACGCCCCGCATCCGTGCCGGCCACGAGCACGGCGCCGCTGGGCGGCACCTGGGATTCAGGTGCGTGCACCAGGAACGAGCGTCCCGCGTGGAAAGCCGCGCATACTCGCGCGGAGCCGGGCTGCGCGGCATCGGGAGTTGGGTGCGAAGTGGTAGCGGAACCATGCTCGGAAGCGATACCGGCAGTCGTACCAGCAGTCGGGTCGGAAGCTGGAGTGGTGAGCGCGCTGAGATCAGCGGGCCAGCCGTCTC encodes:
- a CDS encoding WXG100 family type VII secretion target, yielding MTEVRAHFGELSAGAADMAAHASHIEAVLAQLDAQIRTAMVDWDGQSQAAYEAAQTRWHAAARSLNDIYARIGQQVECASQNYRAADRAVARLFG
- a CDS encoding VaFE repeat-containing surface-anchored protein codes for the protein MKGLVSTMAITTGPKPTPHVIRVFLAFLMVFALAGAGLFGGAGARADWDHSVGRGIEIKGVNIVGHLRLGPHYAETQSINGVAVEGYPIWCIQAKYADPGPGEMVDITTLTESRALGPGELQLSTPQMAWLLNRYEGNTTDDLNLAALSYLIHVNFEKEYPGRPGRAQETVNELVQAVRTQRPDIEERAQSYVREARASAAVGYVSGIVEGEGDRSGAIRGIGVHPDDSEAWLPGIPVVITLSGPAVFDASGSATWSGVTDSKPLELAWSATGNGQVSYTAVFDTPVRTTLTIFGADGTVQDTITYGHRPVSDPLTRNVPGRTWEVIYDFQPLGTSKVSTRPINTDGVIRDTLTTAVKEDYGDGKWTQVKGKNVPVTYRATAYWAGRTTPQRSDTVPEGAEVLGSVTVQANGPGETLTAELSTPKRGFVTWVWEVRKNEQGENSRYIHADWADHYGLPEETSREEFPFRPLGVSHVAEAKVVDTGTVLNDTFVARADENFRDGEWSRRPGTNGSFDDGPYIPVTYRATAWYVSPTAVPEPGVVPASSEKIGSVTVVAEGPGPIRAELSEPVSKPGMYTWVWEVLAEDQPAEFLPWIEAGWSDTFGLADETTSVRYPGKIDSALSIRQTKSGTYLVDDVWVSGLPANHPDFTGGAGFGADTQTLSHTLLFFPEGQAVTDENRAAARQIGKSVVLPARNGFYPSVGDPSWIMEQDEAGENLPGTYVVVSDFAGDDRAAPLATSVTDVTEQFTVTREPSLHTTMHHEDTHIAPNTGTVTLVDTVSYQHVIPGKEYEVHGKLLDPASGQPLRDASGSELTSISRFVSEHPNGSVEVVFEVDAATLAGTKVVATETLRQDGRDIAVHADLKDTNQTVTFTRLATRARDGSSSAADHAGGKDGAAGADGAEGAHGVAGADGAEGAHGVAGADGAEGAHGAGGDQILSATADAVITDEVCELSGALIPGETYRIETAAMFPDGTSVLGKDGTPVRKVSDFIPGSPSECARIKLDFDASGLAGREVVLFEWVYLGDRLISEHTDPLDSEQTVRFEEPPVPPTTPPATPPTTPPTTPPVTPPAPPELQRTGVALAGWLLAGLTALAGGLTLRYRANSRSSATR